In a genomic window of Dehalococcoidales bacterium:
- the mutM gene encoding bifunctional DNA-formamidopyrimidine glycosylase/DNA-(apurinic or apyrimidinic site) lyase: MPELPEVETIRRELLPLVIGRRIVGVEPFWDKTLKGANAADFNKLFAGRVINSLERRGKYLIFKLEDDKCFSIHFRMTGSIITGAGDGNLPRYCRAIIRLDGKLSLFFIDPRKFGCIEVLDSCDSALSRLGPEPLDDSFSPEMLEKILSGRKTPIKSALLNQHNIAGIGNMYADEALFQARIHPLRPADKISSEEVQLLYDAIRSVLTQAIERKGATVSDYTRPGGEAGRAQDDFCVAHRRGCNCPLCNNPIERTVVGQRGTYFCPVCQPRG, from the coding sequence GTGCCTGAGCTTCCGGAAGTTGAAACTATTCGCCGGGAGTTATTGCCGTTAGTTATTGGACGGCGGATTGTCGGAGTAGAACCGTTTTGGGATAAAACACTCAAGGGTGCAAACGCTGCCGATTTTAATAAACTTTTTGCCGGCCGCGTTATTAATAGTCTTGAAAGACGAGGAAAATATCTCATTTTTAAGTTGGAAGACGACAAATGTTTTTCAATTCACTTCAGGATGACCGGCTCAATAATCACTGGTGCTGGTGATGGAAACCTGCCTCGTTATTGCCGGGCGATAATCAGGCTGGATGGGAAACTCTCCCTGTTTTTTATCGATCCCCGCAAATTTGGCTGCATTGAAGTCCTTGATAGCTGTGATAGCGCTCTTTCCAGATTGGGCCCCGAACCGCTGGATGACTCATTTAGTCCGGAAATGCTTGAAAAAATACTATCAGGCCGCAAGACCCCGATCAAATCGGCGCTTTTAAACCAGCATAATATTGCCGGTATAGGTAACATGTACGCTGATGAAGCCCTTTTTCAGGCGCGTATTCATCCTCTCAGGCCTGCTGACAAAATCAGCAGTGAAGAAGTCCAATTGCTTTATGATGCAATCAGATCTGTGTTAACGCAAGCTATAGAGCGCAAGGGGGCGACAGTATCCGATTATACTCGCCCGGGAGGAGAAGCTGGCAGGGCACAGGACGACTTTTGCGTTGCCCATCGGCGTGGTTGTAATTGTCCTCTTTGCAATAATCCGATTGAAAGAACGGTAGTTGGCCAGCGTGGGACTTATTTTTGTCCGGTGTGTCAGCCCCGGGGCTGA
- a CDS encoding VTT domain-containing protein, whose amino-acid sequence MPEHIQNPKPEIENSGTRNRNRWQYAIAILTIIFTLGLGAALALNWDAIYRIAGYGYAGGFVISALGSATVLVPVPMLAVQFALGGVVKPLIGPDVLGPIFVGGICSLGETLGALSIYVTGVGGSAPFSAPKSGWWKRLSDKISSLIEKRGRITLFLLSAIMNPFFYPASLMMGASRFGIKRYAAITFAGKLIKCTLIAYTGYFGFKGIFGMLGIDL is encoded by the coding sequence ATGCCGGAACATATACAAAATCCAAAACCGGAAATTGAGAACTCTGGCACCCGGAACAGAAACAGATGGCAATATGCGATTGCCATCTTGACCATAATATTCACTCTCGGACTAGGAGCCGCGCTGGCTTTAAACTGGGACGCCATATACCGCATAGCTGGTTATGGATATGCCGGCGGATTTGTTATCAGTGCATTAGGCAGTGCTACGGTTCTTGTTCCGGTGCCCATGCTGGCAGTGCAGTTTGCGCTGGGCGGCGTAGTAAAACCTCTAATAGGACCGGATGTTCTCGGCCCTATTTTTGTTGGAGGAATATGTTCCCTGGGAGAAACCCTGGGGGCATTGAGTATTTACGTAACCGGAGTGGGCGGGAGCGCTCCCTTTTCTGCACCCAAATCAGGCTGGTGGAAGCGCCTGAGCGATAAAATATCCTCCCTGATAGAAAAAAGGGGCCGTATCACCCTTTTCCTGCTCTCAGCCATAATGAATCCATTTTTTTACCCAGCTTCGCTGATGATGGGAGCATCGCGTTTCGGCATCAAGCGGTATGCGGCAATAACCTTCGCCGGCAAGCTTATTAAATGTACACTAATCGCATATACCGGGTATTTTGGTTTCAAGGGAATCTTTGGCATGCTGGGCATTGACCTCTAA